A genomic stretch from Aminobacter aminovorans includes:
- the carB gene encoding carbamoyl-phosphate synthase large subunit, translating to MAKRTDIKSILIIGAGPIVIGQACEFDYSGTQACKALKEEGYRVILVNSNPATIMTDPELADATYIEPITPEVVAKIIAKERPDALLPTMGGQTALNTALSLRRMGVLERYNVEMIGADAHAIDKAEDRSLFREAMAKIGLETPRSMLANASDVKDADRKKHEAERAALKAENPANLDAALDALETQWNLGEGDRKQRYINHGMAIGAQALDHVGLPAIIRPSFTMGGTGGGIAFNRQEFFDIVQSGLDASPTTEVLIEESVLGWKEYEMEVVRDRADNCIIICSIENIDPMGVHTGDSITVAPALTLTDKEYQIMRNASIAVLREIGVETGGSNVQFAVNPADGRLVVIEMNPRVSRSSALASKATGFPIAKIAAKLAVGYTLDELENDITGGATPASFEPSIDYVVTKIPRFAFEKFPGASPVLTTAMKSVGEVMAIGRTFQESLQKALRGLETGLTGLDEIEIPGIGTDGDSGDDRNAIRAALGTPTPDRLRMVAQAIRMGTSLEDVHAMCKIDPWFLEQIAGIIAMEARVREHGLPQDAENLRMLKSMGFSDARLASLTKTEAEAVQKTRQKLGVHPVYKRIDTCAAEFASPTAYMYSSYELPFAGAVADEAQVSDRKKVVILGGGPNRIGQGIEFDYCCVHAAYALREAGYESIMINCNPETVSTDYDTSDRLYFEPLTAEDVLEILRAEQAAGTLHGVIVQFGGQTPLKLADALEKAGIPILGTSPDAIDLAEDRDRFQKLLHKLDLKQPKNGIAYSVEQARTVAGELGFPLVVRPSYVLGGRAMQIIHNEGMLQSYLLDTVPGLVPEDIKQKYPNDKTGQINTLLGKNPLLFDTYLSGAIEVDVDCLCDGKATYVSGIMEHIEEAGIHSGDSACSLPVHSLSTELVDELERQTSAMARALNVGGLMNVQYAIKDGTIYVLEVNPRASRTVPFVAKTVGKPIAKIAARIMSGESLDEAFAHYGAKPDARNPGHIAVKEAVFPFARFPGVDILLGPEMKSTGEVMGLDRDYALAFAKAQLGAGVDLPRSGTLFVSVRDEDKAGILGAVQRLSGLGFKVLATSGTARFLVENGVPAEKINKVLEGRPHIEDAIRNRQIQIVFNTTDGQKAVSDSKSIRRATLMQKVPYYTTLSGAAAVAEAIAALKAGSLEVRPLQDYFK from the coding sequence ATGGCAAAACGCACCGACATCAAGTCCATCCTGATCATCGGCGCCGGTCCCATTGTCATCGGCCAGGCCTGCGAATTCGACTACTCCGGCACCCAGGCCTGCAAGGCGCTGAAGGAAGAGGGTTACCGGGTCATCCTGGTCAACTCCAACCCGGCGACGATCATGACCGATCCGGAGCTGGCCGACGCCACCTACATCGAGCCGATCACGCCCGAAGTCGTCGCCAAGATCATCGCCAAGGAGCGCCCCGACGCGCTGCTGCCCACCATGGGCGGCCAGACCGCGCTCAACACCGCTCTCTCGTTGCGCCGCATGGGTGTGCTTGAGCGCTACAATGTCGAGATGATCGGCGCCGACGCGCATGCCATCGACAAAGCCGAGGATCGCTCGCTGTTCCGCGAGGCCATGGCCAAGATCGGCCTGGAAACGCCGCGCTCGATGCTGGCCAACGCCTCCGACGTCAAGGACGCCGACCGCAAGAAGCACGAGGCCGAGCGCGCCGCGCTGAAGGCGGAAAACCCAGCCAATCTCGACGCAGCGCTCGACGCGCTCGAAACCCAGTGGAACCTCGGCGAAGGCGACCGCAAGCAGCGCTACATCAATCACGGCATGGCGATCGGTGCCCAGGCGCTCGACCATGTCGGCCTGCCGGCCATCATCCGCCCGTCCTTCACCATGGGCGGCACCGGCGGCGGCATCGCCTTCAACCGCCAGGAGTTCTTCGACATCGTCCAGAGCGGTCTCGACGCCTCCCCCACCACCGAAGTCCTGATCGAGGAATCGGTGCTCGGCTGGAAGGAATACGAGATGGAAGTGGTGCGTGACCGCGCCGACAACTGCATCATCATCTGCTCGATCGAGAACATCGACCCGATGGGCGTGCACACCGGCGACTCGATCACCGTTGCGCCCGCGCTGACGCTGACCGACAAAGAATACCAGATCATGCGCAACGCCTCGATCGCTGTGCTGCGCGAGATCGGCGTCGAAACAGGCGGCTCCAACGTCCAGTTCGCCGTCAACCCGGCCGACGGGCGCCTTGTCGTCATCGAGATGAACCCGCGTGTCTCGCGCTCCTCGGCACTGGCCTCCAAGGCAACCGGTTTCCCGATTGCCAAGATCGCGGCCAAGCTTGCCGTCGGCTACACGCTCGACGAGCTCGAAAACGACATCACCGGCGGCGCCACGCCCGCCTCGTTCGAGCCGTCGATCGACTACGTCGTCACCAAGATCCCGCGCTTTGCCTTCGAGAAATTCCCGGGCGCCTCGCCCGTGCTGACCACCGCCATGAAGTCGGTCGGCGAAGTCATGGCCATCGGCCGCACCTTCCAGGAATCGCTGCAGAAGGCTCTGCGCGGCCTCGAAACCGGCCTCACCGGCCTCGACGAGATCGAGATCCCCGGCATCGGCACTGACGGCGACAGCGGCGACGACCGCAACGCCATCCGTGCTGCCTTGGGCACGCCGACGCCCGATCGCCTGCGCATGGTCGCCCAGGCGATCCGCATGGGCACGTCGCTCGAAGACGTGCACGCCATGTGCAAGATCGACCCATGGTTCCTCGAGCAGATCGCCGGCATCATTGCGATGGAAGCGCGCGTGCGTGAGCATGGCCTGCCGCAGGATGCCGAAAACCTGCGCATGCTGAAGTCGATGGGCTTCTCCGATGCCCGCCTCGCGTCCTTGACGAAGACCGAAGCCGAAGCCGTTCAGAAGACTCGTCAAAAGCTCGGCGTCCACCCGGTCTACAAGCGCATCGACACCTGCGCCGCCGAGTTCGCTTCGCCAACGGCCTACATGTACTCGTCCTACGAGCTGCCTTTCGCCGGTGCCGTGGCCGACGAAGCCCAGGTCTCGGATCGCAAGAAGGTCGTCATCCTCGGCGGCGGCCCCAACCGCATCGGCCAGGGCATCGAGTTCGACTATTGCTGCGTGCATGCCGCCTATGCGCTGCGCGAGGCAGGCTACGAGTCGATCATGATCAACTGCAACCCCGAGACCGTGTCGACCGACTACGACACCTCTGATCGGCTTTACTTCGAGCCGCTGACGGCCGAAGACGTGCTGGAGATCCTGCGCGCCGAACAGGCCGCCGGCACATTGCATGGCGTCATCGTCCAGTTTGGCGGCCAGACGCCGCTCAAGCTCGCGGATGCGCTCGAAAAGGCCGGCATCCCGATCCTCGGCACCTCGCCCGACGCCATCGACCTGGCCGAAGATCGCGACCGCTTCCAGAAGCTCTTGCACAAGCTCGACCTGAAGCAACCCAAGAACGGCATCGCCTACTCGGTCGAGCAGGCCCGCACGGTTGCCGGCGAGCTCGGCTTCCCGCTGGTGGTGCGCCCATCCTACGTGCTCGGCGGCCGCGCCATGCAGATCATCCACAATGAGGGCATGCTGCAATCCTATCTGCTCGACACCGTGCCGGGCCTGGTGCCCGAAGACATCAAGCAGAAGTACCCCAACGACAAGACGGGCCAGATCAACACCCTGCTCGGCAAGAACCCGCTTCTCTTCGACACCTATCTCTCCGGTGCCATCGAGGTCGACGTCGACTGCCTCTGCGACGGCAAGGCGACGTACGTCTCCGGCATCATGGAACACATCGAGGAAGCCGGCATCCACTCGGGCGACTCGGCCTGCTCGCTGCCAGTCCATTCGCTTTCCACCGAGCTCGTCGACGAACTCGAGCGCCAGACCTCGGCTATGGCCCGCGCGCTCAATGTCGGTGGCCTGATGAACGTGCAGTACGCCATCAAGGATGGCACCATCTACGTGCTGGAGGTCAACCCGCGTGCCAGCCGCACCGTTCCGTTCGTGGCGAAAACCGTCGGCAAGCCGATCGCTAAGATCGCTGCCCGCATCATGTCGGGCGAGAGCCTCGACGAGGCATTTGCCCACTATGGCGCCAAGCCCGATGCCCGCAATCCAGGCCACATCGCGGTCAAGGAAGCGGTGTTCCCCTTCGCGCGCTTCCCCGGCGTCGACATCCTGCTTGGACCCGAGATGAAGTCGACCGGCGAGGTCATGGGCCTCGACCGCGACTATGCGCTCGCCTTCGCCAAGGCCCAGCTCGGCGCCGGCGTCGACCTGCCGCGATCGGGCACGCTGTTCGTCTCGGTCCGTGACGAGGACAAGGCCGGCATTCTCGGCGCCGTCCAGCGCCTCTCCGGCCTCGGCTTCAAAGTGCTGGCAACGTCAGGCACCGCGCGTTTCCTCGTCGAGAACGGCGTTCCGGCCGAAAAGATCAACAAGGTGCTCGAAGGCCGTCCGCACATCGAGGACGCCATCCGCAACCGCCAGATCCAGATCGTCTTCAACACCACCGACGGCCAGAAGGCCGTTTCGGACTCCAAGTCGATCCGCCGCGCCACTCTGATGCAGAAGGTGCCCTACTACACCACTCTCTCGGGTGCGGCGGCCGTCGCCGAAGCCATCGCCGCACTGAAGGCCGGCTCGCTCGAAGTGCGTCCACTGCAGGATTACTTCAAGTAA
- a CDS encoding NAD(P)-dependent oxidoreductase — protein sequence MPYLSVSTGIQEIGPEIALYAHKATAPFLLGSSWLGGAASLAVVHFARQFETVDSVEITALLDEHDMGGPAAQADFNRLTMMSSTLGLESGKWQWKPSGEQGRSVTSVDGRQIPGLSYAPFDVFSLPVTTGAETVLFDFALGETASHRRGEHFSTEITIAISGRKKDGTTGRSHYEFVHPAGQAPVTALAVALAVERLTGLDGKAPTAPGLYFAEMLVEADYAIKRFKEFGASITQAA from the coding sequence GCCCACAAGGCGACCGCCCCATTCCTGTTGGGCAGCAGCTGGCTCGGCGGCGCCGCGAGCCTCGCCGTCGTACATTTTGCCAGACAGTTCGAGACGGTGGATTCGGTCGAAATCACTGCCCTTCTCGACGAACACGACATGGGCGGCCCCGCCGCCCAAGCCGACTTCAACCGCCTCACCATGATGTCCAGCACCCTGGGTCTCGAAAGCGGCAAATGGCAGTGGAAACCCTCTGGCGAGCAGGGCCGAAGCGTGACGAGTGTCGACGGCAGGCAGATCCCCGGTCTCTCCTACGCGCCATTCGACGTCTTCAGCCTGCCGGTCACCACCGGCGCCGAGACAGTCCTGTTTGATTTCGCGCTCGGCGAAACTGCGAGCCACCGTCGCGGCGAGCATTTCTCGACCGAGATCACCATCGCTATCTCGGGCCGGAAGAAAGACGGAACCACGGGCCGCAGCCATTATGAATTCGTCCATCCCGCGGGACAGGCCCCGGTCACCGCACTTGCCGTTGCCTTGGCGGTCGAGCGGCTGACCGGCCTCGACGGCAAGGCACCAACGGCGCCGGGCCTCTACTTCGCCGAAATGCTCGTCGAAGCGGACTATGCGATCAAGCGCTTCAAGGAATTCGGCGCCAGCATCACGCAGGCAGCATAG